The Rhododendron vialii isolate Sample 1 chromosome 8a, ASM3025357v1 genome has a window encoding:
- the LOC131298537 gene encoding uncharacterized protein LOC131298537, translating to MPLPKSWKTTKKKPQAIEPPQPTTGVRRPPPSPSSGVAEERVPTALPRPPLLIKHKSWSPDAYRDEAWTRQKENHDRRGRRSKSVTDEDLVELRACIELGFGFDSPDTDHGLSDTLPALGLYYAVNKQYYDTVSKSSSSLGSLTSSECDSPCSMGSPHTIFGPGENPQTMKTRLRQWAQVVACSLRQSPR from the exons AAAAGttggaaaacaaccaaaaaaaaaccccaagccATAGAGCCTCCCCAGCCGACCACCGGGGTCCGCCGCCCTCCGCCCTCCCCCTCCTCGGGGGTCGCGGAGGAACGCGTCCCCACCGCCCTTCCACGGCCGCCGCTGCTCATCAAGCACAAGTCGTGGTCCCCGGACGCCTACCGCGACGAGGCGTGGACGAGGCAGAAGGAGAACCACGACCGCCGCGGACGGCGGAGCAAGAGCGTGACGGACGAGGACCTCGTCGAGCTGAGGGCGTGCATCGAGCTTGGATTCGGGTTCGACTCGCCGGATACGGATCACGGGCTGTCGGATACCTTGCCCGCTTTGGGACTCTACTACGCCGTTAACAAGCAGTACTACGACACCGTTTCGAAGTCTTCGTCTTCTTTGGGTTCATTGACGTCGTCGGAGTGCGACTCACCGTGTTCCATGGGTAGCCCCCACACAATATTCGGCCCAG GTGAAAATCCACAGACGATGAAGACGAGGTTGAGACAATGGGCACAGGTGGTGGCTTGTTCGTTGCGCCAATCTCCTcgctga
- the LOC131336555 gene encoding heat shock factor protein HSF24 — protein sequence MGHRTVPAPFLSKTYHLVDDPSTDDVISWNEDGTTFVVWKTAEFAKDLLPSSFKHNNFSSFVRQLNTYGFRKTVPDKWEFANENFKRGQRELLTRIRRRKAVTSSPTRTSGIAKSTAAEGSSAPSNSGDDLGSTSTSSLPSKNAEAAMPTQYAGLSGENEKLKRENESLSSELDQVKKQCEELTNFLTDYLKVVPNKVNHIMWQGSCGSTRDGLDGVIRTMMNEEGGDNDENKDVGEENDEGLKLFGVWVKGNKKKRGRDDNFGFEGARGKEIKTVDLGVLG from the exons ATGGGGCATAGGACGGTTCCGGCGCCGTTTCTGTCGAAAACGTACCATCTGGTGGATGATCCGAGCACCGACGACGTGATTTCCTGGAACGAAGACGGCACGACCTTTGTGGTGTGGAAGACGGCTGAATTCGCCAAGGATTTGCTGCCTTCCAGCTTCAAGCACAACAACTTCTCTAGCTTCGTTCGCCAACTCAACACTTAT GGATTCCGAAAAACTGTGCCCGACAAATGGGAATTCGCCAATGAGAATTTCAAGCGAGGACAACGAGAGCTCCTCACGCGAATCCGTCGCCGGAAGGCTGTGACGTCATCTCCCACCCGAACCTCGGGGATTGCAAAATCTACGGCTGCTGAGGGTTCTTCTGCGCCATCAAACTCCGGCGATGACTTGGGATCCACTTCCACATCATCTCTACCATCCAAGAACGCCGAGGCGGCAATGCCGACGCAGTATGCTGGATTGTCGGGCGAGAACGAGAAGCTCAAGAGAGAGAACGAGTCGCTGAGTTCGGAGCTCGATCAGGTAAAGAAACAGTGCGAGGAACTCACTAATTTTTTGACAGATTATCTCAAGGTAGTGCCCAATAAAGTCAATCACATCATGTGGCAAGGAAGCTGTGGATCCACCCGTGATGGATTGGACGGTGTTATTCGGACTATGATGAATGAGGAGGGTGGCGATAATGATGAAAATAAGGATGTGGGAGAGGAAAACGATGAGGGTTTGAAGTTGTTTGGGGTGTGGGTGAAAGGGAATAAGAAAAAGAGGGGTCGGGATGATAATTTTGGCTTTGAAGGGGCCCGTGGCAAAGAAATTAAGACGGTTGACCTTGGTGTTCTGGGATGA
- the LOC131298538 gene encoding uncharacterized protein LOC131298538, translated as MLATSGLNDWHNLAQRLKSHEASNEHIFGMSKWIESEIRLRLNETIDKSVEDQIKKEKVHWKGLEDVLKHEGTSDIDGKDLFSELQVLKDCLPRETTKPVEVLNFLKQMEGCIPNAWIAYRILLTIPVTVASGERSFSRLKLIKSYLRSTMSQERLNGLAILSIESEMAEEIDCEGIISTFAAKTARRVMFK; from the exons ATGTTGGCTACTAGTGGGTTAAATGATTGGCATAATCTTGCCCAAAGGCTCAAGAGTCATGAAGCTAGTAATGAGCATATTTTTGGCATGAGCAAATGGATCGAATCAGAGATAAGATTGCGATTGAACGAAACAATTGACAAAAGTGTGGAAGATCAAATCAAGAAAGAGAAAGTACATTGGAAAGGG CTAGAAGATGTTCTGAAGCATGAAGGGACTTCCGATATCGATGGAAAAGATTTGTTTTCAGAATTACAAGTCTTGAAAGACTGTTTACCGCGAGAGACAACAAAACCAGTTGAAgtgcttaattttttgaaacagaTGGAGGGCTGTATTCCAAATGCATGGATTGCTTACAGAATCCTATTGACTATACCCGTTACTGTTGCGTCCGGAGAGAGAAGCTTTTCAAGGTTGAAGTTGATCAAGTCTTATCTTCGCTCAACTATGTCACAAGAAAGGTTAAATGGACTGGCCATCCTATCCATCGAGAGTGAAATGGCAGAGGAGATTGATTGTGAGGGCATAATTAGTACTTTTGCTGCTAAAACCGCAAGACGAGTGATGTTTAAGTAA
- the LOC131336556 gene encoding red chlorophyll catabolite reductase has product MAVISAHSLHSPFSTSPLLLRSPFPSSPPRSKLAPISCSPSSSSPSPLMAPQSEDGRKRFMEFPYVSAPHRDLMVDLFSAMESRLGSYLLPCTLPPDVQYYHNQGSTALASLHIRSGLKPSPIDFILGSWLHCKLPSGALNITSLSAYLSPSTDAPNFLMELIQSSPTSLVLILDLPPRKDLVLHPEYLQTFYEDTQIDEYRKILEKIPEVRPYSSSSLYIRCAVSPTAILVCIETEPGRTERMEEIVRDHVSAIAKEVLGIWLDRCACGGREMGETDRAHLAKRDRVFKSKTIEIDLGSSLPRLFGQEVATRVLGAMREVFSI; this is encoded by the exons ATGGCTGTGATCTCGGCCCACTCCCTACACTCCCCTTTCTCAACTTCCCCACTTCTTCTTCGCTCTCCTTTCCCTTCTTCCCCTCCTCGTTCGAAACTGGCTCCAATTTCCTGCTCTCCGTCATCATCATCTCCGTCGCCTCTTATGGCCCCACAATCCGAAGACGGACGCAAGAGATTCATGGAATTCCCTTACGTATCGGCCCCGCACAGGGATCTGATGGTGGATCTTTTTTCCGCGATGGAGTCTCGCCTTGGCTCCTACCTCCTCCCCTGTACCCTCCCACCGGACGTCCAGTACTACCACAACCAGGGTAGCACTGCCCTTGCCTCTCTCCACATCAGATCCGGCCTTAAACCATCccct ATTGATTTCATATTGGGAAGTTGGCTGCATTGCAAGCTACCATCTGGAGCACTGAACATAACAAGCCTCTCAGCTTATCTGTCCCCTTCAACGGACGCACCAAACTTCTTAATGGAACTTATTCAGAGCAGCCCAACATCTTTAGTCTTAATACTCGACTTGCCACCACGAAAGGATCTCGTCCTCCATCCAGAGTATCTTCAGACCTTTTATGAAGACACCCAGATAGACGAATACCGAAAAATACTGGAGAAAATCCCTGAAGTACGTCCTTACTCCTCATCGTCGCTGTACATACGCTGTGCTGTGTCTCCTACTGCGATTTTGGTATGTATAGAAACAGAACCTGGAAGAACGGAACGGATGGAAGAGATAGTCAGAGATCATGTGAGTGCGATTGCTAAGGAAGTGTTGGGCATATGGTTGGATCGGTGTGCTTgcggagggagagagatgggagaGACTGACCGTGCTCATTTGGCAAAGAGGGATCGGGTGTTCAAAAGCAAGACTATTGAGATTGATTTGGGCTCAAGCTTGCCGAGGTTGTTTGGGCAAGAAGTTGCAACCCGTGTTCTTGGAGCCATGCGAGAGGTATTTAGCATTTGA